The following coding sequences lie in one Chelmon rostratus isolate fCheRos1 chromosome 2, fCheRos1.pri, whole genome shotgun sequence genomic window:
- the cnpy2 gene encoding protein canopy homolog 2, with amino-acid sequence MREAALLLTSCVVLCLLLSLSQAARQGQDVRCGACRALVDEMEWAISQIDPKKMIQTGSFRINPDGSQSIREVPLARSEGNLLELMESVCERMEDYGESTDSSTNRNSYIRVKSRSGEAMDLSEARLDSRVTASLKFACETIVEQHEDEVIEFFAHETDNVKDKLCSKRTDLCDHALKMPHDEL; translated from the exons ATGAGGGAAGCGGCTCTCCTGCTCACATCGTGTGTGgttctgtgtctcctcctgAGCCTCAGCCAGGCGGCCCGGCAGGGACAGGACGTGAGATGTGGAg CCTGCAGGGCTCTGGTAGATGAGATGGAGTGGGCCATCTCCCAGATAGACCCGAAGAAAATGATCCAGACAGGATCTTTCAGGATCAACCCGGACGGCAGCCAGTCCATCCGAGAG GTTCCTCTGGCTCGCTCGGAGGGAAACCTCCTCGAGCtgatggagagtgtgtgtgagaggatgGAGGACTACGGCGAGAGTACCGATTCTTCCACAAACAGGAACTCCTACATTAGGGTAAAATCTCGGAGCGGTGAGGCCATGGACCTTTCAGAGGCCAGGCTGGATTCAAGAGTTACAGCCAGTTTAAAATTTGCA TGTGAAACAATTGTTGAACAGCATGAAGATGAAGTCATTGAATTCTTCGCACATGAGACTGATAATGTCAAAGACAAACTCTGCAGCAAGAGGACAG ACCTCTGTGACCATGCTCTGAAAATGCCCCATGATGAGCTTTGA